A window of Pullulanibacillus sp. KACC 23026 genomic DNA:
CCGTTTGAACGCCGACCCCATCATCTGTAAAAGCAAAGGCACCTGCCTGTTTTAAAGCGGCCAAATCATTCACTGTCTCACCTTTTAGCCCTGCTGTAATCGAACCATAAGGGAGAACTCGGACAGCCGCATCCTTTTCAATCCGTCTCATCAAATCATCTACGGCTTCTACGGAATCTGGAATGGGATTCGTGTTGGGCATTGCCGCAACCGTTGTAAAACCGCCCTTTGCTGCTGCCTGTGTTCCGGTCTTGATGGTTTCCTTATGTTCGCCACCCGGCTCTCTGAGATGGATGTGCAAATCGACAAGACCAGGCGCGAGAAGCTTTCCTTCAAGGTCTATAACTGCATGGTCGGATGAGTCAATGGACTCACCGATCTCGACAATCCGGTTTCCTTCAATCAAAACGTCTTGTTGTTTAAGCTCTTTGTTTAGTAGAGTGAGCCCATTTGTAAGTAGCATCCCCATAATTTTCTGCCTCCCTTTGACTTAGAACCCAATTCAATACAGCCATTCTTGCGTAAACGCCGTTCTCTATTTGTTTAAAAATACGGGAACGCGGCCCTTCAACAAGCGTGCTATCTATTTCAACGCCGCGATTGACCGGTGCCGGATGCATAATGATGCTTCCTTTTTTCATCGTTTTCTCGCGTTCTATCGTTAACCCATAAGCTAGATGATAATCGTCTTTATTAAAGGCTTTTGTCCCGTTATGCCGTTCATGCTGAATACGCAGCAGATTGACAACGTCTGCTTTCTTTATCGCTTCATCAACAGGTAAATAAATACCTGGGAAGTCATTGTTTTGCCACTCTCTCGGACCAGAAAGAATGAGATTAGCCCCCAATCGTGAGAGGATCTTGGCATTAGACCTGGCCACACGGCTATGCCTTAAGTCACCAATGATCGCGACCGTTAACCCTTTTATCCGGTTGAACTCTTCCCGAATGGTCATCAGGTCAAGCAGCGTTTGAGTGGGATGGTCCCCGCTCCCGTCCCCTGCATTAATAATGGAGAGGTTAAGGGTTTCCGCTAAGCCTTCATAATAGCAGTCCTCAGGATGACGAATAATGGCGACTTCCGCTCCAATGGCTTCCAGTGTTTTTAAGGTATCATACAAGGTTTCGCCTTTTTGAACGCTAGAGGTTGTCACATCCACATTTAAAGCTTGAAGCCCCATTCTCTTTTCAGCTACCTCAAAGCTAAATCGTGTTCGAGTGCTGGGTTCAAAAAACAAATTGGCAGCAAATCCAGGCCTTTGAACAGACAGTCTGCCGCTTTTGATCGCTTCAGCCTGATCTAAGATGGCTTCAATTTCAGCAAGTGTTAAGTGCTCTAATGATAATAGATTGGTCATCATGACCCTCCTCTTATATCCCTATCTTGTGTCAGATACTTACGAAAAAACCTCTCAGTCAGCTGACTGAGAGGTTTATCTGGATGGGCAGGGGTAGTCTTCGGCAAATTAGAAATTTCTAAAATTTCTTTTTGCCCATCCTAAGTACCTCCCTTTGTCAGCCTCACAGGACTGCATTTAAAAGGGATCTTTATTCACTTATTAGACTGACTTCATCGGTTTGGTCGACTTCTTGAACCTTAACCGCTACGATTTCATCTTTTGACGTCGGCACATTCTTCCCTGTAAAATCAGGGCGAATCGGCAGTTCGCGATGGCCGCGATCAACCAAAACGGCTAGCTGGATTGAGGCAGGCCGCCCGTGATCCATAACTGCTTCCATAGCAGCCCGAGCTGTGCGTCCCGTGTAAAGCACATCATCCACTAAAATAACTTTTCTTCCATTAATATTAACAGGTAAATCGGCACCCTTTATATGCGGCTCACGGTCCTCTGTTCGAACGGTGAGGTCGTCTCGGTATAATGTGATATCCAGTTCTCCCACATCAATAGGATGGCCTTCGATTTGCTGAATCCGTTCAGCAATTCGTCTCGCAAGGTACACCCCTCGAGTTTTAATCCCAACCAATACAAGATCCTGAACACCTTTATTTCGCTCAATCACTTCATGAGATAAGCGTGTAAGTGTACGTCGGATCGCCTGTTCATCCAGTATAACTTTTTCCACCGGCACCCACTCTTTTCATCTTAAAATAGAAAAACCTCTCTCACATCTGCGAGAAAGGTTATGAGGATCCATCCTAGTAAGCTGTGCCTCAAGTAGGAGAAATCCTATTGCTACAGCAAGCTTATATCATGACCTTTCTCAGCCTCACGGGACCGAATTAAAAGGAAGGCTATTCGATTCATATTCCTTAATTATTATTTCAAATAGAAGAAGGACTGTCAACCGTTATTTCGAAGTTCAGTCAAAAGCTGGGTCATATCCTCAGGAAGAGGAGCAGAAAAATGCATGTCTTCCCCCGTTGATGGATGCACGAAACCGAGCTCCCTAGCATGTAAGGCTTGCCCATCAATCGCGAGCGTTGATTTCGGCCCATACTTAGGATCACCGGCTATCGGATGATTAATGTAAGCCATATGAACGCGAATTTGATGTGTTCTTCCTGTCTCAAGGCGGCAGCTTGCTAGTGAATAATGAGAAAAACGCTCTTCAATTTGAACATGGGTGACCGCATTCTTACCGTTTTTTAGATTGACCGCCATCTTTTTGCGGTCTTTTTCGTCACGCCCAATTGGAGCATCGATGGTCATTTTATCATGCATCGGAACACCATGAACAATCGCTTGATACACGCGTTCGGTTGTCTTAGCTTTTAATTGAGCGGCAAGAGATTGGTGAGCGCGATCATTTTTTGCTGCGACCATGACACCTGATGTATCTTTATCGATTCGGTGAACAATCCCAGGACGCATGATTCCATTAATACCGGATAAGTCCTGACAGTGGAAGAGCAGCGCATTGACGAGCGTCCCCGTATAATGGCCGGGAGCCGGATGAACAACCATCCCCCGAGGTTTATTAATGACAATAACATCCGCATCTTCATACAAAATGTTAAGGGGAATATCTTCTGGAAGAATGTCTGGCTCCTCCATATTAGGCATCTGCCATTCCACTCGGTCCTCCATTTGAACCTTATAATTAGGCTTGACTTGCCCTTCATTGACCCGGACATGACCTTCTTTAATTAATTTTTGAATCATTGTTCGCGATAGATCCTCGAGCGACTCGCTCAACACTTTATCGAGACGCTCTCCATTTTCAGTTTCCGTAATAATGAGTTGGTTATCGAGTGTTTCTTCGTCCATAATCACTTCTCCTTCTTGCTGTCTACGATCGAGTAAATCAATAATAAGACAGCCCCAATACATAAAGCCGAATCCGCTAAGTTAAAAATAGGATAACTATAAGATCCGATATAGACATGAATAAAATCCACAACTTGTCCATGCAACAAGCGGTCGATAAAATTGCCGAGAGTCCCGCCAATAATTAGCCCTAAAGAAGTTCCTAAGAGCGGCTTAAAGCGGCCAAGTTTTTGCATATAATAAATGACAACCACAAGCACGACAATAGAGATGATATAGAAGAAGAGCATTCTTCCTTCTAAGATACTCCAAGCTGCTCCTGAATTTCTGAGTGACGTAATATAAAAGACATTCGGAATGATGGGGATATTATCTCCCACATTCATAGCGTGAGATACAACATATTTACTGATTTGATCTAAAAGTACGACAAAAATAGCGAGTGCATAATATATCATCTCGTTCTCCTCCTTAGCCTTCTGCTTTAAAATTTTAGCATATAAGTAAGAAGAAGACGAACAAAGATTCAAATGGATTCCCCATAAGCCCATAAAACAAAGAAAGTAGCCGACTAACTCGGTTTTATTCAAACTAAAAAGCGAATCAAAGAGCGGTCGCCTAATCGGAATGGGCCATCATTGCGTTAGTTTTATTTCAGGCGGCCAATGAATGATGCCTTGCTGACTCCATTTTTAGTTATTGCCAGAATGAATAGGCGGAGAATTTCCGGCTATTGTTAAAAATGTCGACTAAAAAACGAAAATAGGCGGAGGTTTTCCGCTTAACAGATCTAAATGAAGACAAATTCATGGCTTTGAATACGTATAAACGGAATAACTCCCCTTATTTTTATGAAAATTGGAGTGTCTCTTCATTTAAACGGAAATCTTCCGTTTATTTTTCAAGCACCTTTTAGCGGATCGGGATCCGTTGCTCTCTCTATGTAACGAGGAGTAACTCCTCGTTGTCAATCCATCGATTCATCTGAATAGGGGTCTTCTTCGGCTACATTTTCCTGGTTCATCCATTGGTCATATTGGATGTTCTTCACATACTGGACATTCTCATCACCGGTATACCCTTCAATTCCAGTAGCGCCAATGGCTTCAACTAAGGAAACATACCCTAAGCCATCATAACTGTCCATAAGAGATGAGCCATCATAAGTCATGCCGGATTGGTTATACGCGGCAACAAGGTCATAAGCATTTTGCTCATTGAACTCCGTTTCATCAGAACCTGTATAATACTCTTTCTCCATATCCCGAAGGACTTCTTCTTCAATCGGGCGATCATGATTAATAAAGGTATTGGGTGAGTTTTTCTTAACCGTCCTGGCTGTGGGAAGCGCTTCGAGGCGTTCATACGGGATCGCCTCACCTGTTTCCTCATCGATTCCATAGGTCCCTTTTTCCATTCGCTCTAAGGCAGCGTCAATGTCCTCAAGCTGTTCTTCGCGCATTTGTTTTAAAACCATGTCTTTTTCACGTTCATATAAAGCAGTCGCCTCGTCAGCGGGGTGATTATCGTACTGAGATAATTCTCCAGAAGCCGATTGAGAGGCATAGCCCTCATCCATTCCAAATTCTTCTGTGACTTTGAACTCATGCAAAATCTCTTGCTTTTCTTTCAGTAGCTCTTGTTTGAGCTTGTCATATGAATAGGAATCCATTCCTGTCGCCTCCTTCCTTAGAGTGAGAAATCTCACTGCTTATAGTGTTTGAAAAGTCCGTGTCACTTAGACCCATAAATAGTTGTCAAATCACTCAAAGCTTTACCACCATTTCCATTAGAAAAATATTGGCTCGCGCCATGCCCTTCTACTTTGGTCGATTTTCTTTATGTATATAAAAAAGGCACCTGGAAAAATCCAAGTGCCTTTGGACTGCGATTATTTGACTGTCTCTGCACAACGGTCACAGAGGTCGGGGTGCTCTGGATGAGCGCCAACACTTGGCAATACCATCCAGCAACGTTCACATTTTTCACCTTCAGCCGGTTGGACGACAACTGCCACATGTTCCGCTTTTTCAGCTTCTTCTGGGGCTTCTGAATAAGTCCCGCCAAGAGTGACTTGTGAAACGATAAACAAGTGCTCTAAGTCCTTTGCGGATTCTAAAAGAGCTTGCAACTCCGGTTTTGGATAAATCGCAACAGCTGCTTCAAGCGATTTTCCGATCACTTTTTGATTACGCGCCACTTCCAACGCTTTTAAGACATCATCGCGAACCTCGATTAAAGTTTCCCATTTATTAAGGAGACCTTTTGGATCTTCGACGGTGACGGCTTCAGGTAAATCACTTAATTGAACATACTCTTCTTTCTCACCAGGAATGTAGCTCCACACCTCTTCAGCCGTATGAGGGATAATCGGTGTTAAAAGCTTGGTAAGGGTAACAAGCGTCTGATACAAAACGGTTTGGGCCGAACGTCTTGAACGGCTGTCTTCAGCATCCGTATAGAGTGTATCTTTTGCAATATCCATATAGAAAGCACTTAGATCAATTGTACAATAATTATGGATCGCATTATAAACCCCTAAGAATTGATAATTATCGTACGCTTCTCTTACACGATTGGTCAGCTGCTGGAGCTTCAGCATCATGAATTGATCCATTTCAGTTAGTTGATCAAATTTTAAACTATTTTTTGCAGGATCAAATCCGTTTAAATTCCCAAGCATAAAGCGAAGTGTGTTACGGATTTTACGGTAAACTTCTGCGACTTGTTTTAAAATGTCATCCGATACACGTGCATCCGCCGTAAAGTCCACTGATGAAACCCAAAGGCGAATAATGTCCGCACCGAGATTCTTCATCACTTTGATTGGATCAATAACATTACCGACGGATTTACTCATTTTGTGGCCTTCCCCGTCTAACACAAAGCCATGACTAATGACTTGCTTGTAAGGGGCTTTCCCTGTTACAGCCACACCTGTTGATAAGGAAGAGTTGAACCAACCGCGGTATTGGTCAGATCCTTCAAGATAAATATCCGCTGGACGAACTAGATTCTCACGCTGCTCAAGAACCGCTTGATGGGATGAACCTGAATCAAACCAAACATCCATGATATCCGTCTCTTTGCGGAAGATGCCGTTTGGACTGTGCGGTGATGTGAAGCCTTCAGGAAGTAAGTCCTTTGCTTCACGCTCAAACCAAATATTTGAGCCATGCTCACGGAACAGGTTGGAGATATGATCGATCGTTTCAGGTGTCAAAATCGGCGTTCCATCCTCCCCATAAAACACAGGAATAGGCACACCCCAAACACGTTGTCTTGAAATACACCAATCTTCTCGGTCACGCATCATGTTATGGATGCGAACCTCACCCCAAGTTGGGAGCCACTTCACTTCCGTAATAGCTTTTAAAATTTCATCGCGGAAATCTTTGATCGACGCAAACCATTGTTCAGTCGCGCGGAAGATGATCGGTTTCTTTGTCCGCCAATCATGCGGATAGGAGTGCGTGATAAAATCAAGCTTGATCAGGGCACCGACTTCCTTTAGTTTGTCCGTGATCGGTTTGTTCGCTTGATCATAGAAGAGGCCTTCAAATCCAGGAGCCTCATCAGTCATAACCCCTTTTTCATCAACCGGGCAAAGAACATCTAAACCATATTTCTTCCCGATAATAAAATCATCTTCCCCGTGTCCTGGAGCTGTATGAACACATCCTGTACCGGCTTCAAGCGTCACGTGGTCACCGTTGATTACTAGTGAGTCACGGTCATAGAAAGGGTGTCTGGCCACAGCACGGTCGATTTCACTGCCTTTAAAGGTCTTGAGCACCAAGGCACCTTCCCAGCCAAACTGCTGCTTAAGATCCTCTAGGAGACCTTCAGCGACAATGTATTTGTGATCCGCTACTTGAACAACAACATAATTGAATTCAGGGTTAACGCTGATCGCCACATTCGCAGGAATGGTCCAAGGCGTTGTGGTCCAGATGATGATTTCCTCATCCCCAGCGAGCAAGTCCCCGTGTGCTTCTTTTAGTTTAAACGCGACATAAATAGATGGAGAGCGCTTATCTTGGTATTCAATCTCGGCTTCTGCTAAGGCTGACTCCGAGGTTGGCGACCAATAGATCGTTTTTTTATCTTTATAGATATACCCTTTATTCGCCATTTCTCCAAACACTTTAATTTGAGCAGCTTCATAGGAGTTATGAAGCGTGACATAAGGATTTTCCCAGTCGCCTCTTACCCCTAAGCGTTTAAATTGAGTGCGTTGACGGTCGATTTGTTCCAAAGCATAATCCGCACAAAGCTTACGGAATTCCGCAATGGACATCGATTTACGATTAACCCCTTTTTTCGCGAGCGCTTGTTCGATTGGCAGACCATGCGTATCCCAGCCGGGAACATAAGGCGCATAAAAACCAGCCATTGATTTGTAACGAACAATCATGTCTTTTAAGATTTTATTTTCAGCGTGACCAATGTGAATATCACCATTCGCATATGGCGGTCCGTCATGTAAAACAAAAGTTGGTTTCCCTTTGCGTTTTTCTAAGCTTTTTTGATAAAGATTGACTTGATCCCATTCCTCTTGCATCTTAGGCTCTTTTGTAGGAAGCCCCCCGCGCATTGGGAAATCCGTCTTCGGCATTAACAATGTGTCTTTGTAATCCATTTTCTCTCCTCCAAACCTTCCTAGTCCGTTCCAACCATTTGGTTAATTAAACAGCAAAAAACCTTCCGTCCAAAAAAGGGACGGAAGGTCCGTGGTACCACCCTAAATGCTTTTTTTGAAAAAAGCCACTCGGAATTCGTAACGTGAATGACCCGCTATTGTCTACTCAGGACGTTATACTTAGCCCTTTCGGAATAGAGCTCAAGGGTGATATTCAGCCGGTCTCTCTGATTGGGCTCTCACCATCCCCAATTCGCTGAAACTGTTCAATCGACTTACTGTCCCTATCACAGCTAAATGACATTAATATTTTTTAAGTATATGAAAAAAGAGAGAGAGTCGTCAAGTCCTGACTCGTTTATCTGCTTTGTTAATCACGATAACGCGTTGCAAATTCAGATGAATCATGTTCTTGTAACGCCTCGTCCTCAAATGGCTCTGATAACTTATCCCAATCATCATTCCTTAGTAATTCGAGTTGCGCCTCGATTAGCATACGAAAGCGTGTGCGGTACACTTTCGCCTCTTTTTTCAGTTCTTCTATTTCCAAGGAAATTTTCCTTGATTTGCTCAAGGCTTCATTAATGATCCGGTCCGCATTCTTCTCAGCTTCTTTGACGATTAATCGCGCTTCCTTGGTGGCATGCTGCTTCACATCTTCTGCCGTTTCCTGAGCCACTAAAATGGACTTATTCAATGTATCTTCAATGTTTGAAAAGTGGCTGAGCCGTTCTTCTAATTTTTGATTCTTTTCTTCTAAATTCTTTTTATCTCGAATAAGGACTTCATAATCCTTAATAATTTGATCAAGGAAATCATTCACTTCATCCTCATCATAACCTCTAAATCCACGTGTAAACTCCTTATTGTGTATATCTAAGGGTGTTAATGGCATAGATGCCACCTCCAATTTTCTTTCAATCAATTTTACCATGTAAATTTCGACAAATGTAGAGATTATTCCTGCTTCTTTTCAAAAAGAATTTTTTTATGAAGATAAGCATCGGTCAGATTATGCCATTAACGCCGCGCGAGCCCGTGAATCTCTCTTATTTAAGTTGACCAAATGTCACCCATAAATTTCCCCGCCGTGTTTCTCCATCAATGGCAATTAATCGACTTCTGCCAAAACCGCGTACGGATAAGTCGTCACCTGGGGTTAATTCATAGGATGGTTTATCAATCACTTTCCAATTCACTTTAACACGCTCTCCTTTAACAAGGTCCACTGCCTTTGACCTGGTTAACCGATAAATTTCGGCAATGACCACATCAAGCCTTAAAGAAGGAACAGAGCCTTGACGCTCCTCCCATTCGACTTGAGGAGGTTGAAAATCATCCCAAGAACATGGTTCACAAGTAACCGTTGCTTTTCCGACTTGATTCAAATTAAATCGTACATAATCACCAATCTCTTCAGCGACAATAAATTGGGCGCCGCTTTCCGTGATAAGCACATCCCCAAATTTTTCGCGCTTAAGTCCAAGCCCCATTAGTGACCCTAAAAGATGACGGTGCTCAATCGTTACAAATTTGGCAGGATAGTTCAACTCATAGAGTGCCACCTTGAAGTTTCTTGAGAGGTCATCTGAATAAGGGGGTAGAAACAAGGCGCGTTTTCGCTCAGCTTCTTTATAGCCTCCCCAAAAATCAACAGTTAGCTCACCATCAGCTGGAACTAGAGCTCTTACAATTTCCTGTTGTCTAGGATCTAGAAAGTCTGTCAATTTCGGTGTATAACGTTCCAACACTTTATTGCGCGTATCCATCATCGCATCAATAAAGGGCCGCTCTTCCTCTCTGAAATGCTGATAAATAGACACTTCAGGTCACCCCGTTATATTTTGAATAATAAGCGGGAGATTAGCCACTCCAAGCTGCGCGAGCCATAGCACAAAGAAAGCGGCCCAAGGCGAAATATCAATCATACCAAGAGGAGGAATAATGCGACGAAATGGTTCTAAATAAGGCTCACAAAGCCTGGCAAACAGTTGTCCAACCCCAGACTGCCGAATATTTGGTACCCAAGACATAAAAATATAAATAATTAAAATCCACCAATAAATCCTTAAGATGTCTGAAACGATCGACGTGATTAAGTACAAGAACACCCCTCACCTTCACTTTATTAAACCAATCCCGTTTTTGAGCTTACCCGAGACTGTTCCTTTTCAATGATTTATAACATGCTGTTCAATATGTTCAATAAAGTCACCGTTAAGATTAAGATTGTCCAGAGAACCTATAAAAACGAACGGTCTAATTTTCTGGATAGTCCCTTGAGAAATATGTATCGCTCCGCTAAGAAAGTCAAGAAGACGAGTTGCTTCCTCAATCGGAAGTTCTTTAATTGAAAAAACCACCGTTTTATGATCCTGCAAGTGATCGGTTATCTCTAAAACATCATCATAATGGTTAGGAACCAGCCAAACAAATTGCTGAGTCGATTGAACACGCTTGAAATCAATGACATTATTTAGTTGAGGCTTCTTTAATTCTTTCTCGGACTTAAAGGATACAGCCCTTTCTTCATAGTCAGAAGGCTCGTTTCCTTTATTGACGTCTGAATACTCCTCATCCAGATCAAAAAAGCGCTTAAATGCAGCTCTTAAACCCATTCGCTCCTCCCCTTTACCATTCTTTTCCCACAAGTGCAGTCCCTATTCGTATATAAGTTGCGCCTTCTTCAATTGCCACTTCAAAATCATTCGACATGCCCATCGATAATTCTGTGCATGGCGCATACGGCAAATTCAATGAAGCCACTTCTTCTTTTAAGTGTTTAAGCCGGCGAAAAATAGCTCTTAATTCTTCAGGATCTTCAATCAATGGTGCCATCGTCATTAAGCCGACAACACGAATTTTTGAGAACGCCGACAACTCTTTCACAAAGGGAATTGTCTCCTCTGGCAACATTCCGTGTTTTGACGCTTCACCGGAAACATTCACCTGAACAAAACAATTCAAAGGCTTATCGGCCCTCTTATCAATCTCCTTCGCTAAAGACAATCGGTCGAGGGAGTGAAGATAGTCAATCGTTGAAATAACTTCTTTCACTTTTCTTGTCTGAAGCGAGCCAATAAAATGCCAAGTAACTGCATTTCTCCCAATAGCCTGTTGCTTTTCTAAAAGACCTTCGGCACGATTTTCGCCAATGTGCTGAATACCGTTTTCGATTGCCGCTTTGGCGGTCTCAACACTCACATATTTCGTTACCGCAACAAGATGAACCTCTTCTAGTTGCCGTCCCGCCTGTTGACAACTGGATTCGATCCGATTCAGTATGGTTTGATACCGTTCTGGTAAATTCAGAGCGTTCACCCCCTTTTAATTCCAATAAAACCAAGCATTCTGCCTGTTTTCCCCTCTTCTTTGCGATGAGAATAGAAAAGGTCCGTACGACAGCTTGTGCAATAAGTCGTGGTATGAATATTTGATTCAGGCACTCCATATTTTTCAAGGATGCGAAGGTTCGTGAGCTGAAGATTAAGCTGATAATGGCCGTCAGATGACGGGGCCACCAACTCATGATGATCCAAGTCCGAAATAGAGTTAATTTCATCGATCACCCGATCATCCACTTCGTAACAGCAAGAACCGATCGAAGGTCCAATAATGACATCAATCTCCTCTGGCCTTATAGAAAATTCAGTCTGCCATGCGCTGATCATGTGACCCGCAATCTCACCAACTGTCCCTCTCCATCCTGCATGAGCGATTCCAATGACTGATAGGTCTTTCGCTATAAAATAAAGCGGGACACAGTCCGCAAAACACGCAACGAGCAATACATTTGCGTCTGTTGTGTATAGGCCGTCCGTTCCTGTAATAGCGGTGTCCAACTCATAAGCGCCCTTAGAACGATCCGCCAAGGTCACCTTTTCAATCTGATTGGCATGCACTTGTTCAGCTGCTATCCAAGTTTCTAATGAAAAACCGAGATCCTCTGCCAGCAACTGACGATTCGCTAAGACATGCTCCTTGTTGTCACCGACATGAAAACCCATATTATAACGCGCATAGGGTGGTTCACTATATCCCTTCTCACGCGTTGTCATACCGATAACAAGCTGTGAGCCACCTGAGCGGTAAAGGTTGGTCGACACTGTTCCTTCATTTTTTATAAAAAAAGGGTCCTTTCCCATCTCAACACTCCCTATAAGTACACATGACTCCAATTATTATTTTACACTAATTCCATGGCCAAACCAATACACGAATCACGTTAGAAGATAGATAGATCAGGTGCCTCCCTAAGTTATCCGTTCGAACCTGAACAAGCAATAAGTTTTCAGGCAGAAAAAAAAGACCGTAAATGGCCTTTTCAATTTGATTGTTAAATGATTAGTGCGGGGACTTATGAACGCTCTTCTTTCCCATGGTAGTCTTCAGAGGATGTCGAATAAAACCGGACAAGAATGACGTCATCGCCAATTCTGACGATATTTCTCCAAGGAATAACCACATCGTTTTCTCTTCCCAATAGACCGAGCATTTTACCTTGACCAGGAATAATGAGATTATCTATTTTTCCAGTCGTGAGGTTCACATCCAAATCACCAATATGCCCCAGTCTTTTTCCGTTTTCTACATTCACAACTTCCTTTGCTTGAAAATCTGATATTCTTGCCATGTACCTGTCCACCCTTCCCATCTATTACTTTTACTATTTATATGGGGTCAAGGGTCAAAAAAGACATCCCAACTAACAAGTATTCTCTTGTTTTGGCCAACCTTCTTCAATTTAATGGCTTATTATGAAATAATCCGACCCAATCGCGGGGTACAACTCGCATCAGTCAGCGAGAGTTGTCCCATTTTTGGGTCGGAACCTTTAACTTTTTATATTTCGATTCATCTCTTTAATAGCCGCTTTCTCAAGCCGAGAGACCTGGGCTTGGGAAATACCAATTTCCTCAGCTACTTCCATCTGGGTTTTCCCTTGAAAAAATCGCATTGAAAGGATGTTCTTTTCTCTTGCATTAAGTCGTGTCATCGCCTCTCGCAAGGCAATTTCCTCAATCCATTGAAGATCTTTTGTCTTATCATCACTAATTTGATCCATAACGAAAATGGGATCGCCGCCGTCATTATAGATAGGTTCAAACAGAGAAACGGGATCTTGAATCGCATCCAAAGCAAAAACAATATCCTCAGTCGGAACATCTAATTGCTCAGCGATCTCAGCTGCCGTTGGTTCTCGAGAATTCTTTGAGATTAACTTTTCCTTGACCTGCAATGCCTTATAAGCGATATCTCGCAAGGAGCGAGAGACACGGATCGGATTGTTATCTCTTAAGTATCGGCGAATTTCACCAATTATCATTGGTACCGCATAAGTCGAAAATCTAACGTTTTGACCCAAATCAAAATTATCAATAGATTTCATAAGACCGATACATCCGACTTGGAACAAATCATCGACGTATTCGCCACGGTTGTTAAATCTCTGAATGACACTTAAGACAAGTCTTAAGTTGCCGTTGACCAATTTCTCACGTGCAAATTCATCCCCATTTTGCATTTGGACAAAGAGCTCTCTCATCTCTTCATTTTTTAAAACAGGGAGTGTTGCGGTGTCAACGCCACAAATTTCAACTTTGTTGCGTGCCATTTGATTCCCTCCAATCGGAGTGTTTACAAAGTAAAGTATCTCCGATGGAGGAAATTTTATGCATCTGAATATCTCACATGAAGCATCTGTCATTATTCTAAATCGTTAAACCATTTTATTAAATTCCTTCTTGAGTCGCTTTATAATTCGTTTCTCAAGTCTAGAAATATAGGATTGGGAAATGCCTAATTGATCCGCCACATCCTTCTGAGTCTTTTCTTTGCCGCCTGATAAGCCAAATCGCAATTCCATAATCTCCTTTTCCCTGTCATTCAATAAAAGAATCGCTTTTTTGAGCAGGCTTCGGTCGACTTTCTTCTCCATATCCCGTGTAATAATATCTTCATCCGTCCCCAAAA
This region includes:
- the sigG gene encoding RNA polymerase sporulation sigma factor SigG, giving the protein MTDASCEIFRCIKFPPSEILYFVNTPIGGNQMARNKVEICGVDTATLPVLKNEEMRELFVQMQNGDEFAREKLVNGNLRLVLSVIQRFNNRGEYVDDLFQVGCIGLMKSIDNFDLGQNVRFSTYAVPMIIGEIRRYLRDNNPIRVSRSLRDIAYKALQVKEKLISKNSREPTAAEIAEQLDVPTEDIVFALDAIQDPVSLFEPIYNDGGDPIFVMDQISDDKTKDLQWIEEIALREAMTRLNAREKNILSMRFFQGKTQMEVAEEIGISQAQVSRLEKAAIKEMNRNIKS
- the pgeF gene encoding peptidoglycan editing factor PgeF: MGKDPFFIKNEGTVSTNLYRSGGSQLVIGMTTREKGYSEPPYARYNMGFHVGDNKEHVLANRQLLAEDLGFSLETWIAAEQVHANQIEKVTLADRSKGAYELDTAITGTDGLYTTDANVLLVACFADCVPLYFIAKDLSVIGIAHAGWRGTVGEIAGHMISAWQTEFSIRPEEIDVIIGPSIGSCCYEVDDRVIDEINSISDLDHHELVAPSSDGHYQLNLQLTNLRILEKYGVPESNIHTTTYCTSCRTDLFYSHRKEEGKTGRMLGFIGIKRG
- a CDS encoding YlmC/YmxH family sporulation protein → MARISDFQAKEVVNVENGKRLGHIGDLDVNLTTGKIDNLIIPGQGKMLGLLGRENDVVIPWRNIVRIGDDVILVRFYSTSSEDYHGKEERS